A section of the Fusarium falciforme chromosome 8, complete sequence genome encodes:
- a CDS encoding C2H2-type domain-containing protein has protein sequence MSQVNPRTTTPREQRQENYRASTAMAPGGLQASPELSNDRDSISVNPGSPPSPLPPLDEYTLGKKKESSDETAVEADAEVEVKGEEQEQKQEEKQEGKQEGKLPLLPKPERGKFILDPEGELTHDQTTVDIVTVPCPGGDPLRTWNRDGLMGRYFGALSMRDAEGSANPDQDRPAPSWVRQGIRREADRARILLYEHPPAEEGATLSLLADALLEELERLRTREDQNRPVVFVGHSVGGVIVKMALVKASKDTKYEGIFRQCYGVAFFGTPHQGSSYFAMPSLASSIQTLLQLSSPLPASVTDELRVGNSLLLRLDDDFKCISHDFRIWTLYETIDSRLSGSGSGDVYFTAPLTSIKSAILGMRQETILPLQSDHANIASFGRHNVHTLRLFLKQLSALIERADEYSSEDGHWALDLEQKVNIEVHGFFEDPVGPLEVATIRAWSTRLPLREFLKKGPEECLADRLNEVESVEEGRFLRARGRTSLIPDTERRESNNVVSGEATRNPLGINNQEGAYQMSPPASPIIRPVDAEPRPRTESAPQRLPGGPLTPPSRATSPPTHYSTPMRRPSPLIRANFDQDLAVDRLSPPPRGRMGRSLSRSLSMGSQVSQYEYRDFPPFSQRSRSTIEPNFSEDDDGGLEGSPRLPEAVIAIRKVAKNGERRASETVVVDEVPVAFTKPEVDARKFVWIHLAYNNPSWVTKVFETLQVSYNRSFTPLFSSDFWATRHTRGRHSQHYAYFAKPGCYFSAPHHMSPRGRSSKGSTSLSPKPDGGIYTCLFLPYLHFDSYKRLIRRRELILERLNHGRARPVPESVAKSDSLEAQVIWEFLGHDPPLNTRRTLDQYGYPSLRDTRSRDDDQMLYKLTKERTCLPGLGPGLQGQVSDSSAGSGSRKSKASSQDGENEEDPEDVILNGNVLMVDQIWLWAIDSHTLLSFFPRREGDAIEGPLYQQADLRDSIFNEVNVDLTRQCENALDLAALAVLHAVTVLLDRSSHPDLEVFRIFEEAISVLTEKLTSSLKTFRAEGFRDKAVAYEPVENKARSIRARHKAEGRRAEEENRDNTSALLELRDIEDELLILLHLFERQSKVVSSMLSTFARPEIRERTTNGRVFLSEALKRLSEYAHQAQEMIQRVRNTRNDYDKLLQMVQRQAQVDEVRLSRLHADLASAQSRSVMIFTTFTVIFLPLTFFTGLFGMNTQEWGGENNLPLKTIGAISLPSSLALIALSLIAAWSTNARRLIKWMIRATLSLWTKFGDPAVRAAVRLIPQKGRGTQGQSQDKESWGRKTGLGEEVSDFWERHRLERERGYTVPDKNRRIGKEGKTK, from the exons ATGTCTCAAGTCAACCCGCGCACAACAACCCCCAGAGAGCAGCGGCAGGAGAATTACAGGGCCTCTACCGCCATGGCTCCAGGCGGTTTGCAGGCATCGCCTGAGCTGAGCAACGACAGGGACTCTATCAGCGTCAACCCGGGGAGTCCGCCGAGTCCGCTCCCGCCGCTGGATGAGTATACTcttgggaagaagaaggagagtaGCGATGAGACGGCTGTGGAGGCGGATGCAGAGGTGGAAGTGAAGGGGGAGGAACAGGAGcagaagcaggaggagaagcaggaggGGAAACAGGAGGGGAAACTTCCTTTGCTTCCGAAGCCCGAGAGGGGAAAATTCATCTTGGATCCTGAAGGAGAACTCACTCATGATCAAACTACCGTCGACATCGTCACTGTTCCTTGTCCTGGTGGTGATCCCCTCCGGACGTGGAACCGCGATGGTCTAATGGGTCGCTACTTTGGCGCCCTATCCATGCGTGACGCCGAAGGCTCTGCAAATCCCGACCAAGACCGACCAGCTCCATCATGGGTTCGACAGGGAATTCGGAGAGAAGCTGACCGTGCGAGGATATTGCTGTATGAACATCCGCCTGCTGAGGAGGGCGCTACGCTAAGTTTGCTGGCTGACGCCTTGCTGGAGGAGTTAGAGAGGTTGAGGACGAGAGAGGATCAGAATAGACCGGTTGTTTTTGTGGGACATAGTGTTGGGGGGGTTATTGTCAAGATGGCTTTGGTGAAGGCGAGCAAGGATACCAAGTATGAGGGTATCTTCCGGCAATGCTATGGCGTTGCATTCTTTG GAACTCCTCATCAAGGATCAAGCTACTTTGCCATGCCCAGTCTGGCATCTAGCATTCAGACCCTTCTTCAACTGTCTTCTCCCCTACCGGCTTCAGTCACCGACGAGCTCCGGGTTGGAAACAGCTTGCTCCTacgccttgatgatgacttCAAGTGCATTTCCCACGACTTTCGCATCTGGACGCTCTACGAAACCATCGACTCGCGGCTCTCAGGCAGTGGATCCGGAGATGTTTACTTCACAGCGCCCCTGACGTCCATCAAGTCGGCCATCCTCGGCATGCGTCAGGAAACGATTCTTCCTCTGCAGAGCGACCATGCCAATATTGCCTCGTTTGGCAGGCATAACGTTCACACACTGCGTTTGTTCTTGAAACAACTGTCGGCTCTAATTGAGCGTGCTGACGAGTACTCGAGCGAGGATGGCCATTGGGCACTGGACCTGGAACAAAAGGTGAATATCGAAGTACACGGCTTCTTTGAGGATCCTGTTGGGCCTTTGGAGGTAGCGACTATCAGAGCGTGGTCCACAAGATTACCCTTGAGGGAATTTCTCAAAAAGGGACCTGAAGAGTGTCTGGCTGATCGGTTGAATGAAGTCGAGAGTGTTGAGGAGGGGAGGTTCCTTAGGGCAAGGGGGAGGACTTCTCTGATACCAGACACcgagaggagggagagcaACAACGTGGTTTCTGGAGAAGCAACCAGAAATCCCCTGGGAATTAACAACCAAGAGGGGGCATATCAAATGTCTCCCCCAGCTTCGCCCATTATACGACCAGTGGACGCCGAACCTAGGCCACGAACAGAGTCAGCTCCTCAACGGCTACCAGGAGGTCCGCTTACACCTCCATCACGCgcgacatcaccaccaacgcACTATTCAACTCCAATGCGTCGTCCTTCGCCTTTGATCCGCGCAAACTTTGACCAGGACCTCGCCGTGGATCGCCTCTCACCTCCTCCGCGTGGAAGAATGGGCAGATCGCTCAGTCGGTCGCTAAGCATGGGAAGTCAAGTTTCTCAGTACGAGTATCGTGACTTTCCACCCTTTTCACAGCGCAGTCGGAGTACAATTGAACCCAACTTTAGTGAAGACGATGACGGAGGACTTGAAGGATCGCCACGACTACCAGAAGCTGTCATTGCTATCCGCAAGGTTGCAAAGAATGGAGAGCGAAGAGCAAGCGAGACGGTGGTTGTGGACGAAGTGCCGGTTGCGTTTACAAAGCCAGAGGTTGATGCGAGAAAGTTTGTGTGGATTCACCTGGCGTACAATAATCCTAGCTGGGTTACG AAAGTGTTTGAGACTCTGCAAGTCTCGTACAATCGCAGCTTCACGCCCCTTTTTAGCTCCGACTTTTGGGCGACGAGGCATACGCGTGGACGGCACTCACAGCACTATGCTTATTTTGCGAAGCCGGGTTGCTATTTCTCTGCTCCGCATCACA TGTCTCCGCGAGGTCGTTCCTCCAAGGGATCAACATCGTTGTCGCCGAAGCCTGATGGGGGTATCTATACCTGTCTCTTCCTACCGTATCTGCACTTTGACAGCTACAAGAGGCTCATTCGTCGACGTGAACTTATCCTCGAACGTCTAAATCACGGAAGAGCTCGTCCAGTTCCTGAATCTGTCGCCAAGTCAGACTCGCTCGAAGCACAGGTGATTTGGGAATTCCTAGGTCACGATCCGCCGCTTAACACACGACGAACGCTTGATCAGTATGGATATCCTTCACTTCGAGACACGCGGTCAAGGGACGACGACCAGATGCTGTACAAGCTGACCAAGGAGCGGACCTGTCTTCCTGGTCTGGGACCTGGGCTCCAGGGGCAAGTGTCGGATAGCAGTGCTGGTAGCGGTAGTCGAAAGTCTAAGGCGAGCAGTCAAGATGGGGAGAATGAGGAGGATCCAGAGGATGTGATTCTCAATGGGAATGTGCTCATGGTGGACCAGATTTGGCTGTGGGCGATTGATTCTC ATACACTGCTTTCATTCTTCCCCAGGAGAGAAGGCGATGCTATTGAGGGGCCGCTGTATCAGCAGGCCGATCTCAGGGATAGCATCTTTAACGAGGTCAACGTGGATCTTACGAGGCAATGCGAGAATGCTCTGGATCTTGCTGCATTGGCGGTGCTGCACGCAGTCACTGTGCTGCTTGATAGGTCATCGCATCCTGACCTAGAAGTATTCCGCATCTTTGAAGAGGCAATCAGTGTCCTG ACTGAGAAACTCACATCATCACTCAAAACCTTTCGAGCCGAAGGTTTCAGAGACAAAGCCGTCGCATACGAGCCTGTAGAGAACAAAGCCCGTTCCATCAGAGCACGACACAAAGCCGAAGGTCGacgagcagaagaagagaatcGCGACAACACATCAGCGCTCCTAGAACTCCGAGACATTGAAGATGAactcctcatccttctccacCTCTTCGAGCGACAGTCCAAGGTCGTAAGCTCCATGCTCTCAACATTCGCTCGCCCCGAGATACGCGAAAGGACTACGAACGGGAGAGTATTTCTCAGTGAAGCACTCAAGAGGCTGTCCGAGTATGCGCATCAAGCTCAGGAGATGATACAGCGGGTGCGGAATACGAGGAATGACTACGACAAGCTGCTTCAGATGGTGCAGCGTCAGGCGCAGGTTGATGAGGTGCGGCTTAGCAGGTTGCATGCTGATCTTGCGAGTGCGCAGAGTCGGAGCGTCATGATTTTCACGACTTTTACTGTCATTTTCTTACCGTTGACTTTCTTTACTGGTTTGTTTGGTATGAATACGCAGGAATGGGGTGGAGAGAATAATCTCCCGCTCAAGACCATCGGGGCTATATCGTTACCCTCAAGCTTGGCTCTCATTGCACTCTCACTCATCGCAGCCTGGAGCACCAATGCCCGACGCCTCATCAAGTGGATGATCCGCGCCACCTTGAGTCTATGGACCAAGTTTGGAGATCCAGCAGTAAGGGCAGCAGTGAGACTCATACCACAGAAGGGAAGGGGAACACAGGGGCAGAGTCAGGATAAAGAGTCTTGGGGGAGGAAGACGGGGTTGGGAGAGGAAGTGAGTGACTTTTGGGAGAGGCATAGActagagagggagagaggatACACGGTGCCGGATAAGAATAGGAGGATTGGTaaggagggcaagacgaAGTGA